A section of the Paenibacillus aurantius genome encodes:
- a CDS encoding YqhG family protein, translating into MNTEQISRFVTDYLETMGCRILERSPAHLTVKLSPEADKDLTGRSYYWNFVERTGAPPETMTFTFVFDQEAYSPPAPPSGAAAHGRPGSAPGAPFGSQPVSGGTFLPAGSQGQHGAVSGSVTAPSAPSGQGTSPGGQESILGRYFGISGVSPTGLAGRIPTDNVTFGSRRLDQIIGAVSRKGRFVRLFEEHAAPAAPRSSGLSTGYTTWLGINYKVELACDMKRDELHSLGIHLGTGEIVEGFHDRLSARPLTPRLPSSIFVKPARMSAERAVQLLEAFLEIKLGHYDHSWADHAHRRLMEELARIDAYYTELIGHSEDEKKPEIQEQYEARRREAEWQYRPQINVSVINCGLFHLKGDGLTPADETR; encoded by the coding sequence GTGAATACGGAGCAGATCAGCCGTTTTGTGACCGATTACCTGGAAACGATGGGCTGCCGCATCCTGGAGCGGAGTCCCGCGCATCTCACCGTTAAGCTCTCTCCTGAGGCGGATAAGGACTTGACCGGCCGCTCCTATTATTGGAACTTCGTCGAGCGGACCGGAGCCCCTCCTGAGACGATGACCTTTACCTTCGTCTTCGACCAGGAAGCGTACAGCCCTCCGGCTCCTCCCTCGGGAGCGGCCGCCCACGGCAGGCCGGGTTCCGCTCCCGGCGCCCCGTTCGGCAGCCAGCCTGTTTCGGGGGGGACTTTCCTCCCCGCCGGCAGCCAGGGCCAGCACGGAGCCGTCTCCGGCTCCGTTACGGCTCCTTCTGCCCCATCGGGACAGGGGACGTCTCCCGGAGGGCAGGAAAGCATTCTCGGACGCTATTTTGGCATCAGCGGGGTATCCCCGACCGGTCTTGCCGGAAGAATTCCGACCGACAACGTCACCTTCGGAAGCCGCAGGCTCGACCAGATCATCGGGGCGGTTTCCCGAAAGGGCCGCTTCGTCCGTCTGTTTGAAGAGCACGCGGCACCGGCGGCCCCCCGGAGCTCAGGCCTCTCGACGGGATACACCACCTGGCTCGGAATCAATTACAAGGTCGAGCTCGCCTGCGACATGAAACGGGATGAGCTGCATTCCTTGGGCATCCATCTCGGAACCGGGGAAATCGTCGAAGGCTTCCATGACCGGCTCTCCGCCCGGCCGCTTACCCCGCGCCTGCCTTCGAGCATTTTCGTAAAGCCCGCCAGGATGAGCGCCGAGCGTGCCGTGCAGCTCCTGGAGGCTTTTCTGGAGATCAAGCTGGGGCACTACGATCATTCCTGGGCGGATCATGCCCACCGTCGGTTGATGGAGGAGCTCGCGCGGATTGACGCTTACTACACGGAGCTGATCGGCCATTCGGAAGACGAGAAGAAGCCGGAGATCCAGGAGCAGTACGAAGCGAGACGGAGGGAAGCCGAATGGCAGTACCGGCCGCAAATCAACGTATCCGTCATTAACTGCGGGCTGTTTCACTTAAAAGGGGACGGTTTGACGCCAGCCGACGAAACTCGCTAA
- a CDS encoding YqzE family protein → MAKSDELVKYITQRVVQYMETPKEQRKQVRLEKRAREPWTVRWFGMLPMALSMWADTKKAKGKTPESRE, encoded by the coding sequence ATGGCCAAAAGCGATGAACTGGTGAAATACATTACTCAGCGTGTCGTTCAATACATGGAAACTCCCAAGGAGCAGCGAAAGCAGGTCCGTCTCGAGAAACGCGCCCGGGAGCCCTGGACCGTTCGCTGGTTCGGAATGCTGCCCATGGCGCTGTCCATGTGGGCGGATACCAAGAAAGCCAAAGGAAAGACGCCGGAGTCCCGCGAGTAG
- the argS gene encoding arginine--tRNA ligase has protein sequence MIDYKKLIAGALAPHLQGLDEEAVLGLLEYPPNPEMGDLSLPCFKLSKTLRQSPQAIADSLKEKVSHESVERVESVSGYLNVYLDKKRYAENIISEVLESGASYGSSSDGSGKTIVIDFSSPNIAKPFHIGHLRSTMIGNALYHILRFRGFDVVRINHLGDWGTQFGKLIVAYQKWGSEKAVEEEGIEELLRLYVKFHDEADSAPELEDEARGWFTRLEKGDEEAHRLWKWFVEISLKEFSKIYDLLGVSFDSYAGESFYIDKMEPVIRELKDKNLLVEDQGSQLVRLDDYNMPPALMLKKDGSSLYHTRDAAAAVYRKETYNFEKAIYVTSYAQNLHFQQLFKIMELMGYEWAKDLVHVPFGQVSLEGASLSTRKGNVVKLEDLLSQAIAKTREIIEQKNPAMENKDEVARQVGVGAIVFNDLSSNRIKDIVFSWEEALNFDGETGPYVQYTHARACSVLRKANGSDSIELPAKGFDASLLLDSAALGVARELYLFGEKVGQAADKLEPSIVSRYLVDVAQAFNRFYHECPILVDDQALRGARLALVKAVQITLRNGLKLIGLETPEKI, from the coding sequence ATGATCGACTACAAAAAGCTGATAGCCGGAGCGTTGGCCCCTCACCTGCAGGGCTTGGACGAAGAAGCCGTACTCGGCCTTCTCGAATACCCTCCCAACCCCGAGATGGGGGACCTCTCGCTTCCCTGCTTCAAGCTTAGCAAGACTTTGCGGCAGTCCCCCCAAGCCATCGCGGACAGCCTGAAGGAGAAAGTCTCCCACGAATCGGTGGAGAGGGTCGAATCCGTTTCGGGCTATTTGAACGTTTATCTGGACAAGAAGCGCTATGCGGAGAATATCATTTCGGAGGTTTTGGAATCCGGGGCTTCTTACGGTTCTTCCTCGGACGGCAGCGGGAAGACGATCGTCATCGATTTCTCGTCTCCCAACATTGCCAAGCCGTTTCATATCGGCCATCTTCGTTCCACGATGATCGGGAACGCCCTTTACCACATTCTCCGCTTCCGGGGCTTTGACGTGGTAAGGATCAACCACCTGGGGGACTGGGGTACCCAGTTCGGCAAGCTCATCGTCGCCTATCAGAAATGGGGCAGCGAGAAAGCGGTCGAGGAGGAAGGCATCGAGGAGCTTCTCCGCCTGTATGTCAAATTCCATGACGAGGCCGATTCCGCTCCCGAGCTGGAGGACGAGGCACGCGGCTGGTTCACCCGGCTGGAAAAAGGGGACGAAGAAGCGCATCGTTTATGGAAATGGTTCGTGGAAATCAGCTTGAAGGAATTCAGCAAAATCTACGATCTGCTCGGGGTAAGCTTCGATTCCTATGCCGGCGAAAGCTTCTACATTGACAAAATGGAACCGGTTATCCGGGAACTCAAGGACAAAAACCTGCTCGTCGAGGACCAGGGTTCCCAACTCGTGCGGCTGGACGACTATAACATGCCTCCGGCCCTTATGCTCAAGAAGGACGGAAGCTCGCTTTATCACACCCGTGACGCGGCGGCGGCGGTCTACCGGAAAGAGACCTATAACTTCGAGAAAGCCATCTACGTGACGAGCTACGCTCAGAATCTACATTTCCAGCAGCTGTTCAAAATCATGGAACTGATGGGCTACGAATGGGCGAAGGATCTCGTTCACGTGCCGTTCGGCCAGGTCAGCCTGGAAGGTGCGAGCCTTTCCACCCGTAAAGGCAATGTCGTCAAGCTCGAGGATTTGCTGAGCCAGGCCATTGCCAAGACAAGAGAGATTATCGAACAGAAGAACCCCGCTATGGAGAACAAGGACGAAGTCGCGAGGCAGGTTGGGGTAGGGGCCATCGTATTCAATGACTTGAGCAGCAACCGGATCAAGGACATCGTGTTCTCCTGGGAGGAAGCTCTTAATTTCGACGGGGAAACCGGGCCTTATGTGCAATACACGCACGCCAGAGCCTGCAGCGTCCTCCGCAAGGCAAACGGCTCGGACAGCATAGAGCTCCCCGCGAAAGGCTTCGATGCCTCCTTGCTGCTGGACTCGGCTGCCCTTGGAGTGGCGCGGGAGCTCTACCTGTTCGGCGAGAAAGTCGGACAGGCGGCCGACAAGCTGGAGCCGTCCATCGTCAGCCGGTATCTGGTCGACGTGGCGCAGGCGTTCAACCGGTTCTACCACGAGTGCCCGATACTCGTTGACGATCAAGCGCTTCGGGGCGCCCGTCTCGCTCTCGTCAAGGCGGTCCAGATCACGCTGCGTAACGGCCTGAAGCTGATTGGACTGGAGACACCAGAGAAAATCTAA
- a CDS encoding adenosylcobinamide amidohydrolase: MGAGTMSGLCGIGSRIVEKGGESWLEVTSPEPLYVLNSSLWGGGFGWRTGLVNRQVDKSYSCDDPGAEMECFLTRNGYEPDRTAGLLTAARVQDGGYASASLQVEEGGRADRLEVRTWVTVGLSNKARAGLPQLEDNLFPGTINIIVLLDGQPTEAAMVNAVITATEAKAAVLQDLNIRLESGEGATGTTTDAVLIAATGGGRKLSYAGTATRLGYLIGRTVYEATKASALHYLRYIEERAGSGFRS, translated from the coding sequence GTGGGAGCAGGAACGATGAGCGGCCTCTGCGGAATAGGAAGCCGAATTGTAGAGAAGGGAGGCGAGAGCTGGCTGGAGGTTACTTCGCCGGAGCCTCTCTATGTATTGAATTCTTCCCTATGGGGCGGAGGCTTCGGCTGGCGAACGGGGCTGGTGAACCGGCAAGTAGACAAAAGCTACTCGTGCGACGACCCCGGTGCCGAAATGGAATGCTTCCTGACGCGGAATGGATACGAGCCGGATCGGACGGCGGGTCTCCTGACGGCGGCCCGCGTCCAAGATGGAGGCTACGCTTCCGCGAGTCTGCAGGTGGAAGAAGGAGGCAGGGCGGATAGGCTCGAAGTGAGGACATGGGTGACGGTTGGCCTGAGCAACAAGGCGAGAGCCGGGTTACCCCAGCTGGAGGATAACTTATTCCCAGGGACGATTAACATCATCGTGCTGCTGGACGGCCAGCCGACCGAGGCGGCCATGGTCAATGCGGTGATCACCGCAACGGAAGCCAAGGCGGCCGTCCTTCAAGACTTGAATATCCGCCTGGAGAGCGGCGAGGGGGCAACCGGCACGACGACCGATGCGGTGCTCATCGCCGCCACCGGGGGAGGCCGCAAACTGTCCTACGCGGGAACTGCCACAAGGCTCGGCTACCTAATCGGACGAACGGTGTATGAAGCGACTAAGGCCTCCGCGCTGCACTACCTCCGTTATATAGAAGAGAGAGCGGGTTCCGGATTTCGCAGCTGA
- a CDS encoding xanthine phosphoribosyltransferase translates to MDMLKQRILQEGIVLSNEVLKLDAILNHQVDPELIMEMGKEFAKRFENEGITKVVTIESSGISVAFATAYVLKVPLVFARRKKTLTTDNDSYCERVPSFTKGIVTDIMVSKQFLTPQDRVLIIDDIIANGDAARGIIRIIERSGAELAGFGIAVEKSFQQGAQTIRDLGIRVDSLVRIGRLQPGRIELEE, encoded by the coding sequence ATGGATATGTTAAAACAGCGGATCCTGCAGGAAGGAATTGTTCTTTCGAACGAAGTGCTTAAGCTTGATGCCATCCTGAACCATCAGGTGGATCCGGAACTGATCATGGAAATGGGAAAAGAATTCGCCAAGCGCTTCGAGAATGAAGGCATTACGAAAGTGGTCACAATCGAATCCTCCGGTATCTCGGTTGCCTTTGCGACCGCCTATGTACTTAAGGTTCCTCTCGTGTTCGCCCGGCGCAAAAAAACGCTGACCACCGACAACGATTCCTACTGCGAAAGGGTGCCCTCGTTTACGAAAGGGATTGTCACCGACATCATGGTGTCCAAGCAGTTTCTTACCCCTCAAGACCGGGTGCTGATCATAGATGATATCATTGCGAACGGGGATGCCGCAAGAGGCATTATTCGCATTATTGAAAGATCGGGGGCCGAGTTGGCCGGATTCGGGATCGCTGTTGAAAAAAGCTTCCAGCAGGGGGCCCAGACGATTCGCGACCTCGGCATCCGGGTGGATTCCCTCGTCCGGATCGGACGGCTGCAGCCCGGCCGAATCGAGCTGGAGGAATAA
- a CDS encoding DUF4309 domain-containing protein — protein sequence MKQSLPTVILGCIAAVSTAAVIGFVTGWIPVPAPNSSGLSPAKPAVTSPLKNGDNGEAQPGKTTQTLSQTTIDASEAYSTQRPSLMAVTLTQSVEEVTKRYGQPSSEYVMKDETDPITVYEYKDFSVGFNAKKQVQYVELRTDLVDPGLHGFRLGQTAAKAVDALGKPDSDTGYVLTYRTKSTILKLDLDPESKTVHSVKLFARTE from the coding sequence ATGAAGCAATCCCTGCCTACCGTCATCCTGGGCTGCATCGCAGCCGTCAGTACGGCCGCCGTCATCGGGTTCGTTACGGGTTGGATTCCCGTACCCGCTCCCAACAGCTCCGGACTGAGCCCGGCCAAGCCGGCCGTGACCTCTCCCCTGAAGAACGGGGACAACGGTGAGGCTCAACCCGGCAAGACCACCCAAACGTTAAGCCAGACGACCATCGACGCCTCGGAAGCCTACAGCACCCAACGCCCTTCCTTGATGGCCGTTACCTTAACCCAATCCGTCGAGGAAGTCACGAAGCGATATGGACAACCCTCCAGCGAATATGTCATGAAAGACGAAACCGACCCGATTACCGTGTACGAATATAAGGATTTTTCCGTAGGCTTCAACGCCAAGAAGCAGGTTCAATATGTCGAGCTGCGCACGGACCTGGTTGACCCGGGGCTGCACGGCTTCCGGCTCGGCCAGACGGCCGCCAAGGCGGTCGATGCGCTTGGCAAGCCGGATTCGGATACGGGGTATGTGCTGACGTACCGGACGAAGAGTACTATCCTTAAGCTCGACCTGGATCCCGAAAGCAAAACGGTCCATTCCGTTAAGCTTTTTGCCCGGACCGAATAG
- a CDS encoding DedA family protein, with protein MTGTDRERVPGKREDPLTEGGRGMLQEALQEFIVRYGYYAMYGLLAAGIVGLPVPDEILMTFVGYLTSLGLFNPYLAVAVSFGGAMTGMIVSYYLGKKVGKPFLWKYGKWVKLTPRRLERAESWFRKYGLWTVSFGYFVPGVRHFTCYLAGVSQVKLWKYLLFAGGGAFVWCTLFITLGRVVGQGMEHLFHLIHTYVGWGLFAVIAVSAAVVLSAIRFRKKTPPEHS; from the coding sequence ATGACTGGGACAGACAGGGAGCGGGTGCCGGGAAAGCGGGAAGACCCATTAACCGAGGGAGGGAGAGGCATGCTTCAGGAAGCTTTGCAGGAATTTATTGTGCGTTACGGGTACTATGCCATGTACGGGCTGCTGGCGGCCGGAATCGTCGGACTCCCCGTTCCGGACGAAATTCTAATGACCTTCGTGGGGTATTTGACCTCCTTAGGACTCTTTAATCCCTATCTCGCGGTAGCCGTAAGTTTCGGTGGGGCCATGACGGGGATGATCGTCAGCTACTACCTGGGCAAGAAAGTTGGGAAGCCGTTCCTATGGAAATACGGCAAATGGGTGAAGCTGACCCCCCGCCGGCTGGAAAGGGCGGAATCCTGGTTTCGGAAGTACGGGTTATGGACCGTCAGCTTCGGTTACTTTGTCCCGGGGGTCCGCCATTTCACCTGTTACCTGGCCGGCGTCAGTCAGGTTAAGCTGTGGAAGTACTTGCTTTTCGCCGGAGGGGGAGCCTTCGTCTGGTGTACGCTGTTCATTACCTTGGGCCGGGTTGTCGGACAGGGGATGGAGCACCTCTTTCACCTGATCCACACGTATGTGGGGTGGGGGCTGTTCGCCGTCATCGCCGTTTCGGCCGCCGTCGTTCTGAGCGCGATCCGGTTCCGCAAAAAGACGCCGCCCGAGCATTCCTGA
- a CDS encoding YkvI family membrane protein, whose product MRPWGRIVQVAFTYIGTIVGAGFASGQEILQFFTQYGGIATATIALATVLFIGFGIKLMLLAQKTGARSYEDLNRTLFGPGIGEAFSLFLMIVLLGTAGVMLAGAGTLFAEQLGLSYQTGLWITLVLGYLVLSKGMHGILAVNTVVVPFMLLFTAVVALSTWSLPNASNWLWLTSDYPLLQIWTAPLLYSAFNLATAQAVLVPLGTAIRDRGILIWGGVLGGAGIGLLLLAAHFALSAQMPGILQYEIPMGHIIRRLGAVVQFLYVLVIFGEIFTTFIADVFGLILQIEQRFRISRQAALLGILALSYGLSLVGFRPLLSFLYPLFGMVSLLWLGWILVRNRTGTSDRLPPP is encoded by the coding sequence ATGAGACCATGGGGCAGGATAGTTCAAGTGGCTTTTACTTATATCGGAACGATCGTGGGAGCCGGCTTTGCTTCCGGCCAGGAGATCCTTCAATTCTTTACCCAATACGGCGGGATCGCCACAGCCACCATCGCTCTCGCCACCGTGCTGTTTATAGGGTTCGGGATCAAGCTCATGCTGCTTGCCCAAAAAACCGGCGCCCGTTCTTACGAAGATTTGAACCGGACGCTGTTCGGTCCGGGAATCGGGGAGGCCTTCAGCCTCTTCCTGATGATTGTTCTGCTTGGCACGGCCGGGGTCATGCTGGCCGGAGCGGGAACGCTTTTTGCCGAACAACTGGGCTTGTCCTATCAGACGGGCCTGTGGATCACCCTTGTCCTCGGGTACCTCGTCCTCTCCAAAGGCATGCATGGCATTCTTGCGGTCAACACCGTCGTGGTCCCGTTCATGCTCCTGTTTACGGCTGTGGTTGCCCTCTCCACCTGGTCACTTCCCAATGCTTCCAACTGGCTCTGGCTGACGAGCGATTATCCGCTCCTTCAGATCTGGACGGCCCCGCTCCTCTATTCGGCCTTTAACCTCGCGACGGCGCAGGCGGTTCTGGTTCCGCTCGGCACCGCCATCCGGGACCGGGGCATTCTTATATGGGGAGGCGTGTTGGGAGGCGCGGGGATCGGGCTTCTCTTACTGGCGGCTCATTTCGCCCTGTCCGCGCAAATGCCCGGCATTCTGCAATATGAGATCCCGATGGGCCATATTATCCGGCGGCTCGGGGCCGTTGTGCAATTTCTCTATGTCCTTGTCATCTTTGGGGAAATCTTTACGACCTTCATTGCCGATGTGTTCGGCTTGATTCTGCAGATCGAGCAGCGTTTCCGGATCAGCCGGCAGGCCGCTCTACTCGGCATCCTGGCCTTGTCCTACGGACTCAGCCTCGTGGGGTTTCGCCCGCTGCTCAGCTTTCTCTATCCGCTTTTCGGGATGGTCAGCCTGCTGTGGCTGGGGTGGATTCTCGTCCGAAACCGGACCGGGACCTCCGACCGGCTCCCCCCTCCGTAA
- a CDS encoding glucose 1-dehydrogenase — MQKTALITGGGQGIGRALALRFAQDGYAVSLVDRDKEAGLEVIRHIRQYGGNAMFMCIDVADEEAVGRWMQLTHEDMGRVDVLINNAGIMANGSMLELPVSEFDRVIAVNLRGTFVCSQQAARIMKSLGKGSIINIASTRALMSEPDTEAYSASKGGILSLTHAMAVSLGGYGIRVNAISPGWIETADWQYSPRAKKPEHSERDMLQHPVGRVGVPYDIADACLFLASDQTGFITGQNLVIDGGMTVKMIYEE; from the coding sequence ATGCAGAAAACGGCTTTGATCACGGGAGGCGGGCAGGGTATCGGACGCGCGCTCGCCTTAAGGTTCGCCCAAGACGGCTATGCCGTCTCCCTGGTGGACCGCGACAAGGAAGCGGGACTGGAAGTAATCCGCCACATCCGCCAATACGGCGGAAACGCCATGTTCATGTGCATTGACGTAGCGGATGAAGAAGCCGTCGGCCGCTGGATGCAGCTCACCCATGAGGACATGGGCCGGGTGGACGTGCTTATCAACAACGCCGGCATTATGGCAAACGGAAGCATGCTCGAGCTGCCGGTATCGGAATTCGACCGGGTCATCGCCGTCAACCTTCGGGGGACGTTCGTCTGCTCGCAGCAGGCCGCCCGCATCATGAAGAGCTTAGGGAAAGGCTCCATTATCAACATCGCTTCCACCCGCGCTCTTATGTCGGAGCCGGATACGGAAGCCTATTCGGCCTCCAAGGGCGGCATTCTGTCGCTTACCCATGCCATGGCGGTCAGCCTCGGGGGCTACGGCATCCGGGTAAACGCCATCAGCCCGGGCTGGATCGAAACGGCCGATTGGCAGTACTCCCCCCGGGCGAAGAAGCCGGAGCATTCCGAGAGGGACATGCTCCAGCATCCTGTCGGGCGTGTCGGGGTCCCCTATGACATCGCCGACGCCTGCCTGTTCCTCGCCTCCGACCAAACCGGCTTCATTACGGGCCAGAACCTGGTCATCGACGGAGGCATGACGGTCAAAATGATTTACGAAGAATAA
- a CDS encoding EamA family transporter has product MWLVYAAAAAVCFGFRGILYQWTSRRPIDRNLLLLGVYLCGALISFVINLFLGQAWTAGALLGLLMGLFSFTSNAAMYKGFAVGKTSLIAMLIGMPPIVVVALSYLLWGEKLSGGQWAAFGVIFTGLVLLRWSGDFTLSRLNGIQWGILAMFTFAFTDVSSKQATLLNGNTFPTLALMYTTGSLLFLLLWLKGRKRTTGPAAQPEPDSPQAVWPPGKTFFWGMTVGLTNIAGMILILPAFRLGITGLVSAVIAMNVLMILLYARVFLKEKLSRLELTGVLCTFAGVLCLRLLG; this is encoded by the coding sequence ATGTGGCTTGTATACGCCGCTGCGGCGGCCGTTTGTTTCGGCTTCCGCGGCATTCTCTACCAATGGACTTCCCGAAGACCGATCGACCGCAATCTTCTGCTCCTGGGCGTTTATTTATGCGGGGCACTGATCTCATTCGTCATTAATCTGTTCCTCGGGCAGGCTTGGACCGCCGGTGCCCTTCTCGGCCTTCTGATGGGCCTGTTCTCCTTCACGTCCAACGCCGCCATGTACAAAGGCTTTGCCGTCGGCAAAACGTCCCTGATCGCCATGCTGATCGGGATGCCGCCCATTGTCGTGGTCGCCTTAAGCTACCTGCTCTGGGGCGAGAAACTGAGCGGAGGCCAGTGGGCGGCCTTCGGCGTCATTTTCACCGGGCTTGTCCTCTTGCGCTGGTCCGGGGATTTCACGCTGTCCCGCTTGAACGGCATCCAATGGGGGATTCTCGCAATGTTCACGTTTGCGTTCACCGACGTTTCGTCCAAGCAGGCTACCCTGCTGAACGGCAACACGTTCCCTACGCTGGCCCTTATGTATACGACCGGCTCTCTGCTTTTTCTCCTCCTGTGGCTTAAAGGAAGAAAACGCACTACCGGTCCGGCCGCTCAGCCGGAGCCGGACTCCCCGCAAGCCGTCTGGCCGCCGGGCAAGACCTTCTTCTGGGGAATGACCGTGGGCCTCACCAACATCGCCGGCATGATCCTCATCCTTCCGGCGTTCCGGCTTGGCATTACCGGGCTTGTTTCCGCCGTCATTGCGATGAACGTGCTGATGATTCTGCTGTATGCCCGTGTCTTCCTGAAGGAGAAGCTGTCGCGCCTCGAATTAACCGGCGTGCTGTGCACCTTTGCCGGTGTCCTGTGCTTAAGGCTGCTCGGGTAG
- a CDS encoding DUF1572 family protein: protein MDSLIDRLTQKYRQITKRWLDAVSQLTEEELYWRPTPESNSIANLMLHVAGNVHQRIEAEIQGLPDHRDRDGEFRPDIPYTREELIEKFQWAMDLITRTAEGLSEEDLHRTMRSQGRDQSYLHFFLQSTNHFSEHLGQVLYIAKMKRGRDYRSTSI, encoded by the coding sequence ATGGATAGCCTCATCGATCGGCTGACGCAAAAATACCGCCAGATTACCAAGAGGTGGCTCGATGCCGTCTCCCAGCTTACGGAGGAAGAGCTTTATTGGCGCCCGACGCCGGAGAGCAACAGTATCGCGAATCTGATGCTGCATGTGGCAGGAAATGTTCACCAGCGGATTGAAGCGGAGATTCAGGGGCTTCCCGACCACAGGGACCGGGACGGGGAATTCCGCCCGGACATTCCGTACACCCGGGAGGAGCTTATTGAGAAGTTTCAGTGGGCGATGGATCTGATTACCCGAACGGCCGAGGGGCTTTCGGAGGAAGATCTTCACCGGACGATGCGTTCGCAAGGGCGGGACCAATCGTACCTGCACTTCTTCCTGCAAAGCACCAATCATTTCTCGGAGCATTTGGGGCAAGTGCTCTATATCGCCAAAATGAAGCGGGGCCGCGATTATCGCAGCACCTCGATTTAA
- a CDS encoding glycosyltransferase family 4 protein: protein MNILQALFFPPEQPGGVSSMVPYIQERFTKKGWDMELFSLPKRIRGKGTEEVAFSTFDWKRYAGTPVVDKYIQTYKDYLWWTRMRIKKRYDLIHAHHPIAALVMKQLFPDTPLLMTIHSSFERELILNGRIAEGGPEHSFLTSIYRELEDKANQIITVSASFKQYLSDYMQDPDKIGVIPNGFDERRFRPSNHENAVPQLISVCRLVPAKGLDTLLQACSELKRKGHTFVLHLIGDGPSRTELEQMAVDLNIYEETIFYGYMLHPEEFMPFFDIFVLPSRAEAFGSVFAEAALCLLALVGTNVGGIAEQIENGRNGLLVPPGDAHALAGVLEKLMQDPSYRYNLARAARDKAKKTYSMNRVIQQLTKVYEAYRVHA from the coding sequence ATGAATATTTTACAGGCGTTGTTTTTCCCTCCCGAACAGCCTGGAGGGGTCTCTTCGATGGTACCGTACATCCAGGAGCGTTTTACGAAGAAGGGATGGGACATGGAGCTCTTCTCCCTGCCGAAGAGGATCAGGGGGAAGGGGACGGAGGAAGTCGCCTTCAGCACCTTCGATTGGAAGCGATATGCCGGAACGCCGGTCGTGGATAAATACATTCAAACATACAAGGACTATCTGTGGTGGACGAGGATGCGCATCAAGAAGCGGTACGACCTGATTCACGCCCACCATCCGATTGCGGCGCTCGTTATGAAGCAGCTGTTTCCGGACACTCCCCTTCTTATGACCATTCACTCCAGCTTCGAGAGAGAGCTGATTCTGAACGGAAGAATCGCCGAAGGCGGGCCGGAGCACTCGTTTCTGACCTCGATCTACCGAGAGCTCGAGGATAAAGCCAACCAGATCATTACCGTATCCGCCTCCTTCAAGCAGTACCTATCGGATTATATGCAGGACCCGGACAAAATCGGGGTTATCCCGAACGGCTTCGACGAAAGACGCTTTAGGCCGTCCAATCATGAGAACGCCGTGCCCCAGCTGATCAGCGTGTGCCGGCTTGTTCCCGCCAAAGGGCTGGATACGCTGCTCCAGGCCTGCTCCGAGCTAAAGCGGAAAGGCCATACCTTCGTCCTTCACCTGATCGGGGACGGCCCGAGCCGGACGGAGCTGGAGCAGATGGCCGTTGATTTGAACATTTACGAGGAGACGATCTTCTACGGCTATATGCTTCATCCGGAGGAGTTTATGCCGTTCTTCGATATTTTCGTGCTCCCTTCCCGTGCGGAAGCGTTCGGCTCGGTTTTTGCCGAGGCGGCTCTGTGCCTGCTGGCGCTGGTCGGAACGAATGTCGGAGGGATTGCCGAGCAGATCGAGAACGGACGCAACGGGCTGCTGGTTCCTCCCGGAGACGCCCACGCGCTAGCCGGAGTGCTCGAGAAGCTGATGCAGGACCCTTCTTACCGCTATAACCTGGCCCGGGCCGCTCGCGACAAAGCGAAGAAGACCTATTCCATGAACCGGGTCATCCAGCAATTGACGAAGGTTTACGAAGCTTACCGGGTTCACGCCTAA
- a CDS encoding helix-turn-helix domain-containing protein gives MAKPGVFSRSRIMKGLTQRELAKQCKLSHAYVSLLERSVKSVGPAAAKRLSEVLDMPMEELFTIE, from the coding sequence ATGGCGAAGCCGGGCGTATTCTCCCGGTCCAGAATAATGAAGGGGCTCACCCAAAGGGAGCTCGCCAAACAGTGCAAGCTGAGTCATGCGTACGTCAGCCTGCTCGAACGCTCCGTCAAATCGGTAGGACCCGCTGCGGCCAAGCGGCTGAGCGAGGTGCTCGACATGCCCATGGAGGAACTCTTTACCATCGAATAA
- a CDS encoding helix-turn-helix domain-containing protein — protein MFYDKLRDLRKEKGFTIREVATRSGVSAAYISQLENGNRGVPSPDVLMKLSEGLNASYSELMQHAGYLEPEKAEEEKPAAPVNLRRLLRENEIQFDGLVLSDTDKEWVERVLTALFWKHKVEADSRP, from the coding sequence TTGTTCTATGATAAATTAAGGGATCTCCGCAAGGAAAAAGGCTTCACCATCCGCGAGGTGGCCACCCGGTCCGGCGTTTCCGCCGCCTATATCTCCCAGCTCGAGAACGGCAACCGAGGGGTTCCGTCCCCCGACGTGCTGATGAAGCTGTCCGAAGGGCTGAACGCCTCCTATTCGGAGCTGATGCAGCATGCCGGCTACCTGGAACCGGAAAAAGCCGAGGAAGAGAAGCCCGCCGCCCCCGTGAACCTGAGAAGGCTCTTGAGGGAGAACGAGATTCAATTCGACGGCTTGGTTCTGAGCGATACGGACAAAGAATGGGTGGAGCGAGTGCTGACGGCCTTGTTCTGGAAGCACAAAGTCGAAGCCGATTCGCGCCCCTGA